A segment of the Erythrobacter sp. F6033 genome:
CCGCAGCTCAAATTCCTGCCCGATGCGACCGTGCCCGAAATCGCTTTTTGTGGCCGAAGCAATGTCGGCAAAAGCTCGCTGCTCAATGCGCTGGTCGGGCGAAAGAAGATCGCTCGCGCTTCCGTGACGCCGGGGCGGACTCAGGAACTCAACTTTTTCGAAGTTGGCGAACCAACACAGTTCCGGCTAGTCGATATGCCGGGATATGGCTTTGCGAAAGCGCCCGTTTCGGTTGTCGAGAAATGGAAGAAGCTGGTCAGGTCATATCTGCGCGGACGGACCGTGCTCGCGCGCAATCTTGTGCTGGTCGATAGCCGCCACGGCCTGAAACAGGTCGATCTCGACATGATGAAAATGCTCGATGAGGCGGCAGTCGGCTACCGGATCGTGCTGACGAAAACGGATAAGATCAAAGCCAGCCATCTGGACCGTGTGGCACAAGAGGTGGCCGATGAGGCCCGCAAGCACCCCGCCGCCTATCCCGAACTGCATTTGACCAGCAGCGAAAAAGGGATGGGTATCGATGCGCTTCGGGTGGCTTTGATACAGGACGCTCTAGGAGCAGAGTCGCTGGATTAAACGACGCATCTTGTAGGACACACATGACAGATTGTCCTACATGTCACCCGTGGTCTTTCGGGTTTACTATCTGATTTTGCGAGAATTTATGCCTGTAGGACACAGGTGACAACTTGCCAACATT
Coding sequences within it:
- the yihA gene encoding ribosome biogenesis GTP-binding protein YihA/YsxC — translated: MRLFSGRVDFLLSAPQLKFLPDATVPEIAFCGRSNVGKSSLLNALVGRKKIARASVTPGRTQELNFFEVGEPTQFRLVDMPGYGFAKAPVSVVEKWKKLVRSYLRGRTVLARNLVLVDSRHGLKQVDLDMMKMLDEAAVGYRIVLTKTDKIKASHLDRVAQEVADEARKHPAAYPELHLTSSEKGMGIDALRVALIQDALGAESLD